The Macaca fascicularis isolate 582-1 chromosome 11, T2T-MFA8v1.1 genome includes a region encoding these proteins:
- the CHFR gene encoding E3 ubiquitin-protein ligase CHFR isoform X1 gives MERPEEGKQPPPPPPPPPQPWGRLLRLGAEEGEPHVLLRKREWTIGRRRGCDLSFPGNKLVSGDHCKIVVDEKSGQVTLEDTSTNGTVINKLKVVKKQTCPLQSGDVIYLVYRKNEPEHNVAYLYESLNEKQGMTQESFEANKENVFHGTKDASGAGVGAGPGADPRLPPLSPTAQVCFEEPQPSTSTSDLFPTALASSTEPPPAGREHSSSCESGDGGISPKGCGPSVASDKISSFASALPDRKPASFSSLEPQDQEDLEPVKKKMKGDGDLDLNLQLLVAQPRRNAQTVQEDVRAATGKPDKMEETLTCIICQDLLHDCVSLQPCMHTFCAACYSGWMERSSLCPTCRCPVERICKNHILNNLVEAYLTQHPDKSRSEEDVQSMDARNKITQDMLQPKVRRSFSDEEGSSEDLLELSDVDSESSDISQPYVVCRQCPEYRRQVAQPPHCPAPEVEPGAPQALGDVPSTSVSLTTGNSRKPSTDRPGVVAHTCNPSTLGGRGRRITRSGDRDHPGYHAVQDYVCPLQGSHALCTCCFQPMPDRRAEREQDPRVAPQQCAVCLQPFCHLYWGCTRTGCFGCLAPFCELNLGDKCLDGVLNNNSYESDILKNYLATRGLTWKNMLTESLVALQRGVFLLSDYRVTGNTVLCYCCGLRSFRELTYQYRRNIPASELPVAVTSRPDCYWGRNCRTQVKAHHAMKFNHICEQTRFKN, from the exons ATGGAGCGGCCCGAGGAAGGCaagcagccgccgccgccgccgccgccgccgccgcagcccTGGGGACGGCTCCTGCGCCTGGGCGCCGAGGAGGGCGAGCCGCACGTCCTCCTGAGGAAGCGGGAGTGGACCATCGGGCGGAGACGAG GTTGCGACCTTTCATTCCCCGGCAATAAACTGGTCTCTGGAGATCACTGTAAAATTGTAGTGGATGAAAAATCAGGTCAGGTGACACTGGAAGATACCAG caCCAACGGAACAGTGATTAACAAGCTGAAAGTTGTTAAGAAGCAGACGTGCCCTTTACAGAGTGGGGATGTCATCTACTTGGTGTACAGGAAGAATGAACCGGAACACA acGTGGCATACCTCTATGAATCTTTAAATGAAAAGCAAGGCATGACACAAGAATCCTTTG AAGCTAACAAGGAAAATGTGTTCCATGGGACCAAAGATGCCTCAGGTGCAGGTGTAGGTGCAGGGCCAGGGGCCGATCCCCGGCTCCCTCCGTTGTCGCCCACCGCTCAGGTGTGCTTTGAGGAACCACAGCCATCAACGTCGACGTCAGACCTCTTCCCCACAGCCTTGGCCTCTTCCACGGAGCCGCCTCCTGCAGGGCGAGAGCATTCCTCCAGTTGTG AGTCTGGGGATGGTGGCATCTCCCCTAAAGGATGTGGTCCCTCCGTGGCAAGTGATAAAATCTCCAGCTTTGCCTCAGCTCTCCCAGACAGAAAGCCTGCATCCTTTTCGTCATTGGAACCCCAGGATCAGGAGGATTTGGAGCCcgtgaagaagaaaatgaaaggag ACGGGGACCTTGACCTGAACCTGCAGTTGTTGGTCGCACAACCGCGTAGAAACGCCCAAACCGTCCAGGAGGACGTCAGAGCAGCGACTGGGAAGCCAGACAAGATGGAGGAGACGCTGACATGCATCATCTGCCAGGACCTGCTACACGACTGCGTGAG TTTGCAGCCCTGCATGCACACGTTCTGCGCGGCTTGCTACTCGGGCTGGATGGAGCGCTCGTCCCTGTGCCCCACCTGCCGCTGTCCTGTGGAGCGTATCTGTAAAAACCACATCCTCAACAACCTCGTGGAAGCGTACCTCACCCAGCACCCAG ACAAGAGTCGCAGTGAAGAAGATGTGCAAAGTATGGATGCCAGGAATAAAATCACTCAAGACATGCTGCAGCCCAAAGTTAGGCGGTCTTTTTCTGATGAGGAAGGGAGTTCAGAGGACCTGCTGGAGCTGTCAGACGTTGACAGTGAGTCCTCGGACATTAG CCAGCCATACGTTGTGTGCCGGCAGTGTCCTGAGTACAGAAGGCAGGTGGCGCAGCCTCCCCACTGCCCAGCACCCGAGGTTGAGCCAGGAGCCCCGCAGGCCCTGGGGGATGTACCCTCCACGTCCGTCAGCCTCACGACAG GAAATAGTAGAAAACCTTCAACagatcggccgggcgtggtggctcatacctgtaatcccagcactttgggaggccgaggcaggcggatcacgaggtcaggagatcgagaccatcctggctaccacg CAGTCCAGGATTACGTGTGCCCTCTGCAAGGAAGCCACGCCCTGTGCACCTGCTGCTTCCAGCCCATGCCCGACCGGAGAGCGGAGCGCGAGCAGGACCCACGTGTCGCCCCTCAGCAGT GTGCCGTCTGCCTGCAGCCTTTCTGCCATCTGTACTGGGGCTGCACCCGCACCGGCTGCTTCGGCTGCCTGGCCCCGTTCTGTG AgctcaacctgggtgacaagtgtCTGGACGGCGTGCTGAACAACAACAGCTACGAGTCGGACATCCTGAAG AATTACCTGGCAACCAGAGGTCTGACGTGGAAAAACATGTTGACCGAGAGCCTCGTGGCTCTCCAGCGAGGAGTGTTCCTGCTGTCTG ATTACAGGGTCACGGGGAACACCGTGCTGTGTTACTGCTGTGGCCTGCGCAGCTTCCGGGAGCTGACTTACCAGTATCGGCGGAACATTCCTGCTTCCGAGTTGCCAG TGGCTGTAACATCCCGTCCTGACTGCTACTGGGGCCGTAACTGCCGCACTCAGGTGAAAGCTCACCACGCCAT
- the CHFR gene encoding E3 ubiquitin-protein ligase CHFR isoform X5 yields the protein MERPEEGKQPPPPPPPPPQPWGRLLRLGAEEGEPHVLLRKREWTIGRRRGCDLSFPGNKLVSGDHCKIVVDEKSGQVTLEDTSTNGTVINKLKVVKKQTCPLQSGDVIYLVYRKNEPEHNVAYLYESLNEKQGMTQESFEANKENVFHGTKDASGAGVGAGPGADPRLPPLSPTAQVCFEEPQPSTSTSDLFPTALASSTEPPPAGREHSSSCESGDGGISPKGCGPSVASDKISSFASALPDRKPASFSSLEPQDQEDLEPVKKKMKGDGDLDLNLQLLVAQPRRNAQTVQEDVRAATGKPDKMEETLTCIICQDLLHDCVSLQPCMHTFCAACYSGWMERSSLCPTCRCPVERICKNHILNNLVEAYLTQHPDKSRSEEDVQSMDARNKITQDMLQPKVRRSFSDEEGSSEDLLELSDVDSESSDISQPYVVCRQCPEYRRQVAQPPHCPAPEVEPGAPQALGDVPSTSVSLTTVQDYVCPLQGSHALCTCCFQPMPDRRAEREQDPRVAPQQCAVCLQPFCHLYWGCTRTGCFGCLAPFCELNLGDKCLDGVLNNNSYESDILKNYLATRGLTWKNMLTESLVALQRGVFLLSDYRVTGNTVLCYCCGLRSFRELTYQYRRNIPASELPVAVTSRPDCYWGRNCRTQVKAHHAMKFNHICEQTRFKN from the exons ATGGAGCGGCCCGAGGAAGGCaagcagccgccgccgccgccgccgccgccgccgcagcccTGGGGACGGCTCCTGCGCCTGGGCGCCGAGGAGGGCGAGCCGCACGTCCTCCTGAGGAAGCGGGAGTGGACCATCGGGCGGAGACGAG GTTGCGACCTTTCATTCCCCGGCAATAAACTGGTCTCTGGAGATCACTGTAAAATTGTAGTGGATGAAAAATCAGGTCAGGTGACACTGGAAGATACCAG caCCAACGGAACAGTGATTAACAAGCTGAAAGTTGTTAAGAAGCAGACGTGCCCTTTACAGAGTGGGGATGTCATCTACTTGGTGTACAGGAAGAATGAACCGGAACACA acGTGGCATACCTCTATGAATCTTTAAATGAAAAGCAAGGCATGACACAAGAATCCTTTG AAGCTAACAAGGAAAATGTGTTCCATGGGACCAAAGATGCCTCAGGTGCAGGTGTAGGTGCAGGGCCAGGGGCCGATCCCCGGCTCCCTCCGTTGTCGCCCACCGCTCAGGTGTGCTTTGAGGAACCACAGCCATCAACGTCGACGTCAGACCTCTTCCCCACAGCCTTGGCCTCTTCCACGGAGCCGCCTCCTGCAGGGCGAGAGCATTCCTCCAGTTGTG AGTCTGGGGATGGTGGCATCTCCCCTAAAGGATGTGGTCCCTCCGTGGCAAGTGATAAAATCTCCAGCTTTGCCTCAGCTCTCCCAGACAGAAAGCCTGCATCCTTTTCGTCATTGGAACCCCAGGATCAGGAGGATTTGGAGCCcgtgaagaagaaaatgaaaggag ACGGGGACCTTGACCTGAACCTGCAGTTGTTGGTCGCACAACCGCGTAGAAACGCCCAAACCGTCCAGGAGGACGTCAGAGCAGCGACTGGGAAGCCAGACAAGATGGAGGAGACGCTGACATGCATCATCTGCCAGGACCTGCTACACGACTGCGTGAG TTTGCAGCCCTGCATGCACACGTTCTGCGCGGCTTGCTACTCGGGCTGGATGGAGCGCTCGTCCCTGTGCCCCACCTGCCGCTGTCCTGTGGAGCGTATCTGTAAAAACCACATCCTCAACAACCTCGTGGAAGCGTACCTCACCCAGCACCCAG ACAAGAGTCGCAGTGAAGAAGATGTGCAAAGTATGGATGCCAGGAATAAAATCACTCAAGACATGCTGCAGCCCAAAGTTAGGCGGTCTTTTTCTGATGAGGAAGGGAGTTCAGAGGACCTGCTGGAGCTGTCAGACGTTGACAGTGAGTCCTCGGACATTAG CCAGCCATACGTTGTGTGCCGGCAGTGTCCTGAGTACAGAAGGCAGGTGGCGCAGCCTCCCCACTGCCCAGCACCCGAGGTTGAGCCAGGAGCCCCGCAGGCCCTGGGGGATGTACCCTCCACGTCCGTCAGCCTCACGACAG TCCAGGATTACGTGTGCCCTCTGCAAGGAAGCCACGCCCTGTGCACCTGCTGCTTCCAGCCCATGCCCGACCGGAGAGCGGAGCGCGAGCAGGACCCACGTGTCGCCCCTCAGCAGT GTGCCGTCTGCCTGCAGCCTTTCTGCCATCTGTACTGGGGCTGCACCCGCACCGGCTGCTTCGGCTGCCTGGCCCCGTTCTGTG AgctcaacctgggtgacaagtgtCTGGACGGCGTGCTGAACAACAACAGCTACGAGTCGGACATCCTGAAG AATTACCTGGCAACCAGAGGTCTGACGTGGAAAAACATGTTGACCGAGAGCCTCGTGGCTCTCCAGCGAGGAGTGTTCCTGCTGTCTG ATTACAGGGTCACGGGGAACACCGTGCTGTGTTACTGCTGTGGCCTGCGCAGCTTCCGGGAGCTGACTTACCAGTATCGGCGGAACATTCCTGCTTCCGAGTTGCCAG TGGCTGTAACATCCCGTCCTGACTGCTACTGGGGCCGTAACTGCCGCACTCAGGTGAAAGCTCACCACGCCAT
- the CHFR gene encoding E3 ubiquitin-protein ligase CHFR isoform X9 — MERPEEGKQPPPPPPPPPQPWGRLLRLGAEEGEPHVLLRKREWTIGRRRGCDLSFPGNKLVSGDHCKIVVDEKSGQVTLEDTSTNGTVINKLKVVKKQTCPLQSGDVIYLVYRKNEPEHNVAYLYESLNEKQGMTQESFESGDGGISPKGCGPSVASDKISSFASALPDRKPASFSSLEPQDQEDLEPVKKKMKGDGDLDLNLQLLVAQPRRNAQTVQEDVRAATGKPDKMEETLTCIICQDLLHDCVSLQPCMHTFCAACYSGWMERSSLCPTCRCPVERICKNHILNNLVEAYLTQHPDKSRSEEDVQSMDARNKITQDMLQPKVRRSFSDEEGSSEDLLELSDVDSESSDISQPYVVCRQCPEYRRQVAQPPHCPAPEVEPGAPQALGDVPSTSVSLTTAVQDYVCPLQGSHALCTCCFQPMPDRRAEREQDPRVAPQQCAVCLQPFCHLYWGCTRTGCFGCLAPFCELNLGDKCLDGVLNNNSYESDILKNYLATRGLTWKNMLTESLVALQRGVFLLSDYRVTGNTVLCYCCGLRSFRELTYQYRRNIPASELPVAVTSRPDCYWGRNCRTQVKAHHAMKFNHICEQTRFKN; from the exons ATGGAGCGGCCCGAGGAAGGCaagcagccgccgccgccgccgccgccgccgccgcagcccTGGGGACGGCTCCTGCGCCTGGGCGCCGAGGAGGGCGAGCCGCACGTCCTCCTGAGGAAGCGGGAGTGGACCATCGGGCGGAGACGAG GTTGCGACCTTTCATTCCCCGGCAATAAACTGGTCTCTGGAGATCACTGTAAAATTGTAGTGGATGAAAAATCAGGTCAGGTGACACTGGAAGATACCAG caCCAACGGAACAGTGATTAACAAGCTGAAAGTTGTTAAGAAGCAGACGTGCCCTTTACAGAGTGGGGATGTCATCTACTTGGTGTACAGGAAGAATGAACCGGAACACA acGTGGCATACCTCTATGAATCTTTAAATGAAAAGCAAGGCATGACACAAGAATCCTTTG AGTCTGGGGATGGTGGCATCTCCCCTAAAGGATGTGGTCCCTCCGTGGCAAGTGATAAAATCTCCAGCTTTGCCTCAGCTCTCCCAGACAGAAAGCCTGCATCCTTTTCGTCATTGGAACCCCAGGATCAGGAGGATTTGGAGCCcgtgaagaagaaaatgaaaggag ACGGGGACCTTGACCTGAACCTGCAGTTGTTGGTCGCACAACCGCGTAGAAACGCCCAAACCGTCCAGGAGGACGTCAGAGCAGCGACTGGGAAGCCAGACAAGATGGAGGAGACGCTGACATGCATCATCTGCCAGGACCTGCTACACGACTGCGTGAG TTTGCAGCCCTGCATGCACACGTTCTGCGCGGCTTGCTACTCGGGCTGGATGGAGCGCTCGTCCCTGTGCCCCACCTGCCGCTGTCCTGTGGAGCGTATCTGTAAAAACCACATCCTCAACAACCTCGTGGAAGCGTACCTCACCCAGCACCCAG ACAAGAGTCGCAGTGAAGAAGATGTGCAAAGTATGGATGCCAGGAATAAAATCACTCAAGACATGCTGCAGCCCAAAGTTAGGCGGTCTTTTTCTGATGAGGAAGGGAGTTCAGAGGACCTGCTGGAGCTGTCAGACGTTGACAGTGAGTCCTCGGACATTAG CCAGCCATACGTTGTGTGCCGGCAGTGTCCTGAGTACAGAAGGCAGGTGGCGCAGCCTCCCCACTGCCCAGCACCCGAGGTTGAGCCAGGAGCCCCGCAGGCCCTGGGGGATGTACCCTCCACGTCCGTCAGCCTCACGACAG CAGTCCAGGATTACGTGTGCCCTCTGCAAGGAAGCCACGCCCTGTGCACCTGCTGCTTCCAGCCCATGCCCGACCGGAGAGCGGAGCGCGAGCAGGACCCACGTGTCGCCCCTCAGCAGT GTGCCGTCTGCCTGCAGCCTTTCTGCCATCTGTACTGGGGCTGCACCCGCACCGGCTGCTTCGGCTGCCTGGCCCCGTTCTGTG AgctcaacctgggtgacaagtgtCTGGACGGCGTGCTGAACAACAACAGCTACGAGTCGGACATCCTGAAG AATTACCTGGCAACCAGAGGTCTGACGTGGAAAAACATGTTGACCGAGAGCCTCGTGGCTCTCCAGCGAGGAGTGTTCCTGCTGTCTG ATTACAGGGTCACGGGGAACACCGTGCTGTGTTACTGCTGTGGCCTGCGCAGCTTCCGGGAGCTGACTTACCAGTATCGGCGGAACATTCCTGCTTCCGAGTTGCCAG TGGCTGTAACATCCCGTCCTGACTGCTACTGGGGCCGTAACTGCCGCACTCAGGTGAAAGCTCACCACGCCAT
- the CHFR gene encoding E3 ubiquitin-protein ligase CHFR isoform X10: MERPEEGKQPPPPPPPPPQPWGRLLRLGAEEGEPHVLLRKREWTIGRRRGCDLSFPGNKLVSGDHCKIVVDEKSGQVTLEDTSTNGTVINKLKVVKKQTCPLQSGDVIYLVYRKNEPEHNVAYLYESLNEKQGMTQESFESGDGGISPKGCGPSVASDKISSFASALPDRKPASFSSLEPQDQEDLEPVKKKMKGDGDLDLNLQLLVAQPRRNAQTVQEDVRAATGKPDKMEETLTCIICQDLLHDCVSLQPCMHTFCAACYSGWMERSSLCPTCRCPVERICKNHILNNLVEAYLTQHPDKSRSEEDVQSMDARNKITQDMLQPKVRRSFSDEEGSSEDLLELSDVDSESSDISQPYVVCRQCPEYRRQVAQPPHCPAPEVEPGAPQALGDVPSTSVSLTTVQDYVCPLQGSHALCTCCFQPMPDRRAEREQDPRVAPQQCAVCLQPFCHLYWGCTRTGCFGCLAPFCELNLGDKCLDGVLNNNSYESDILKNYLATRGLTWKNMLTESLVALQRGVFLLSDYRVTGNTVLCYCCGLRSFRELTYQYRRNIPASELPVAVTSRPDCYWGRNCRTQVKAHHAMKFNHICEQTRFKN, from the exons ATGGAGCGGCCCGAGGAAGGCaagcagccgccgccgccgccgccgccgccgccgcagcccTGGGGACGGCTCCTGCGCCTGGGCGCCGAGGAGGGCGAGCCGCACGTCCTCCTGAGGAAGCGGGAGTGGACCATCGGGCGGAGACGAG GTTGCGACCTTTCATTCCCCGGCAATAAACTGGTCTCTGGAGATCACTGTAAAATTGTAGTGGATGAAAAATCAGGTCAGGTGACACTGGAAGATACCAG caCCAACGGAACAGTGATTAACAAGCTGAAAGTTGTTAAGAAGCAGACGTGCCCTTTACAGAGTGGGGATGTCATCTACTTGGTGTACAGGAAGAATGAACCGGAACACA acGTGGCATACCTCTATGAATCTTTAAATGAAAAGCAAGGCATGACACAAGAATCCTTTG AGTCTGGGGATGGTGGCATCTCCCCTAAAGGATGTGGTCCCTCCGTGGCAAGTGATAAAATCTCCAGCTTTGCCTCAGCTCTCCCAGACAGAAAGCCTGCATCCTTTTCGTCATTGGAACCCCAGGATCAGGAGGATTTGGAGCCcgtgaagaagaaaatgaaaggag ACGGGGACCTTGACCTGAACCTGCAGTTGTTGGTCGCACAACCGCGTAGAAACGCCCAAACCGTCCAGGAGGACGTCAGAGCAGCGACTGGGAAGCCAGACAAGATGGAGGAGACGCTGACATGCATCATCTGCCAGGACCTGCTACACGACTGCGTGAG TTTGCAGCCCTGCATGCACACGTTCTGCGCGGCTTGCTACTCGGGCTGGATGGAGCGCTCGTCCCTGTGCCCCACCTGCCGCTGTCCTGTGGAGCGTATCTGTAAAAACCACATCCTCAACAACCTCGTGGAAGCGTACCTCACCCAGCACCCAG ACAAGAGTCGCAGTGAAGAAGATGTGCAAAGTATGGATGCCAGGAATAAAATCACTCAAGACATGCTGCAGCCCAAAGTTAGGCGGTCTTTTTCTGATGAGGAAGGGAGTTCAGAGGACCTGCTGGAGCTGTCAGACGTTGACAGTGAGTCCTCGGACATTAG CCAGCCATACGTTGTGTGCCGGCAGTGTCCTGAGTACAGAAGGCAGGTGGCGCAGCCTCCCCACTGCCCAGCACCCGAGGTTGAGCCAGGAGCCCCGCAGGCCCTGGGGGATGTACCCTCCACGTCCGTCAGCCTCACGACAG TCCAGGATTACGTGTGCCCTCTGCAAGGAAGCCACGCCCTGTGCACCTGCTGCTTCCAGCCCATGCCCGACCGGAGAGCGGAGCGCGAGCAGGACCCACGTGTCGCCCCTCAGCAGT GTGCCGTCTGCCTGCAGCCTTTCTGCCATCTGTACTGGGGCTGCACCCGCACCGGCTGCTTCGGCTGCCTGGCCCCGTTCTGTG AgctcaacctgggtgacaagtgtCTGGACGGCGTGCTGAACAACAACAGCTACGAGTCGGACATCCTGAAG AATTACCTGGCAACCAGAGGTCTGACGTGGAAAAACATGTTGACCGAGAGCCTCGTGGCTCTCCAGCGAGGAGTGTTCCTGCTGTCTG ATTACAGGGTCACGGGGAACACCGTGCTGTGTTACTGCTGTGGCCTGCGCAGCTTCCGGGAGCTGACTTACCAGTATCGGCGGAACATTCCTGCTTCCGAGTTGCCAG TGGCTGTAACATCCCGTCCTGACTGCTACTGGGGCCGTAACTGCCGCACTCAGGTGAAAGCTCACCACGCCAT
- the CHFR gene encoding E3 ubiquitin-protein ligase CHFR isoform X4, whose product MERPEEGKQPPPPPPPPPQPWGRLLRLGAEEGEPHVLLRKREWTIGRRRGCDLSFPGNKLVSGDHCKIVVDEKSGQVTLEDTSTNGTVINKLKVVKKQTCPLQSGDVIYLVYRKNEPEHNVAYLYESLNEKQGMTQESFEANKENVFHGTKDASGAGVGAGPGADPRLPPLSPTAQVCFEEPQPSTSTSDLFPTALASSTEPPPAGREHSSSCESGDGGISPKGCGPSVASDKISSFASALPDRKPASFSSLEPQDQEDLEPVKKKMKGDGDLDLNLQLLVAQPRRNAQTVQEDVRAATGKPDKMEETLTCIICQDLLHDCVSLQPCMHTFCAACYSGWMERSSLCPTCRCPVERICKNHILNNLVEAYLTQHPDKSRSEEDVQSMDARNKITQDMLQPKVRRSFSDEEGSSEDLLELSDVDSESSDISQPYVVCRQCPEYRRQVAQPPHCPAPEVEPGAPQALGDVPSTSVSLTTAVQDYVCPLQGSHALCTCCFQPMPDRRAEREQDPRVAPQQCAVCLQPFCHLYWGCTRTGCFGCLAPFCELNLGDKCLDGVLNNNSYESDILKNYLATRGLTWKNMLTESLVALQRGVFLLSDYRVTGNTVLCYCCGLRSFRELTYQYRRNIPASELPVAVTSRPDCYWGRNCRTQVKAHHAMKFNHICEQTRFKN is encoded by the exons ATGGAGCGGCCCGAGGAAGGCaagcagccgccgccgccgccgccgccgccgccgcagcccTGGGGACGGCTCCTGCGCCTGGGCGCCGAGGAGGGCGAGCCGCACGTCCTCCTGAGGAAGCGGGAGTGGACCATCGGGCGGAGACGAG GTTGCGACCTTTCATTCCCCGGCAATAAACTGGTCTCTGGAGATCACTGTAAAATTGTAGTGGATGAAAAATCAGGTCAGGTGACACTGGAAGATACCAG caCCAACGGAACAGTGATTAACAAGCTGAAAGTTGTTAAGAAGCAGACGTGCCCTTTACAGAGTGGGGATGTCATCTACTTGGTGTACAGGAAGAATGAACCGGAACACA acGTGGCATACCTCTATGAATCTTTAAATGAAAAGCAAGGCATGACACAAGAATCCTTTG AAGCTAACAAGGAAAATGTGTTCCATGGGACCAAAGATGCCTCAGGTGCAGGTGTAGGTGCAGGGCCAGGGGCCGATCCCCGGCTCCCTCCGTTGTCGCCCACCGCTCAGGTGTGCTTTGAGGAACCACAGCCATCAACGTCGACGTCAGACCTCTTCCCCACAGCCTTGGCCTCTTCCACGGAGCCGCCTCCTGCAGGGCGAGAGCATTCCTCCAGTTGTG AGTCTGGGGATGGTGGCATCTCCCCTAAAGGATGTGGTCCCTCCGTGGCAAGTGATAAAATCTCCAGCTTTGCCTCAGCTCTCCCAGACAGAAAGCCTGCATCCTTTTCGTCATTGGAACCCCAGGATCAGGAGGATTTGGAGCCcgtgaagaagaaaatgaaaggag ACGGGGACCTTGACCTGAACCTGCAGTTGTTGGTCGCACAACCGCGTAGAAACGCCCAAACCGTCCAGGAGGACGTCAGAGCAGCGACTGGGAAGCCAGACAAGATGGAGGAGACGCTGACATGCATCATCTGCCAGGACCTGCTACACGACTGCGTGAG TTTGCAGCCCTGCATGCACACGTTCTGCGCGGCTTGCTACTCGGGCTGGATGGAGCGCTCGTCCCTGTGCCCCACCTGCCGCTGTCCTGTGGAGCGTATCTGTAAAAACCACATCCTCAACAACCTCGTGGAAGCGTACCTCACCCAGCACCCAG ACAAGAGTCGCAGTGAAGAAGATGTGCAAAGTATGGATGCCAGGAATAAAATCACTCAAGACATGCTGCAGCCCAAAGTTAGGCGGTCTTTTTCTGATGAGGAAGGGAGTTCAGAGGACCTGCTGGAGCTGTCAGACGTTGACAGTGAGTCCTCGGACATTAG CCAGCCATACGTTGTGTGCCGGCAGTGTCCTGAGTACAGAAGGCAGGTGGCGCAGCCTCCCCACTGCCCAGCACCCGAGGTTGAGCCAGGAGCCCCGCAGGCCCTGGGGGATGTACCCTCCACGTCCGTCAGCCTCACGACAG CAGTCCAGGATTACGTGTGCCCTCTGCAAGGAAGCCACGCCCTGTGCACCTGCTGCTTCCAGCCCATGCCCGACCGGAGAGCGGAGCGCGAGCAGGACCCACGTGTCGCCCCTCAGCAGT GTGCCGTCTGCCTGCAGCCTTTCTGCCATCTGTACTGGGGCTGCACCCGCACCGGCTGCTTCGGCTGCCTGGCCCCGTTCTGTG AgctcaacctgggtgacaagtgtCTGGACGGCGTGCTGAACAACAACAGCTACGAGTCGGACATCCTGAAG AATTACCTGGCAACCAGAGGTCTGACGTGGAAAAACATGTTGACCGAGAGCCTCGTGGCTCTCCAGCGAGGAGTGTTCCTGCTGTCTG ATTACAGGGTCACGGGGAACACCGTGCTGTGTTACTGCTGTGGCCTGCGCAGCTTCCGGGAGCTGACTTACCAGTATCGGCGGAACATTCCTGCTTCCGAGTTGCCAG TGGCTGTAACATCCCGTCCTGACTGCTACTGGGGCCGTAACTGCCGCACTCAGGTGAAAGCTCACCACGCCAT